A part of Podarcis muralis chromosome 13, rPodMur119.hap1.1, whole genome shotgun sequence genomic DNA contains:
- the LOC114583135 gene encoding vomeronasal type-2 receptor 26-like produces the protein MIIGAIASQVFYFHDSPTFIEQPTQALIDEPVSMPKMYQHILALAFAVKEINKNPKLLPNITLGFHIINGYYIAKMTYKATLNLLCAQQRFVPNFICDSQKELIAVIGGYVTEASAIMANIVATYKIPQMVPNEDYQFRGVLQLLHHFGWMWVGLLAVDDDYGDRFLKAIMPLLTQNSICYAFIIRLPKRSYVDEYLDFMIDQFHHSLKNILFNNSAGDNVRFDENRELVTGFDLTNWVTFSNNSFVRVKVGRLEPQAPPCKQLTISDDLIEWHRSFNQVLPLSVCNDNCYPGFSRKKKEGEKFCCYDCAPCPEGMISGQKDMDACMKCLADKYPNKDQNQCIPRILSYLSYKEPLGILLTVLAIYFSVITALILGAFWQHQDTPIAKANNRTLTYILLCSLLLCFLCALLFIGQPAQLTCLLRQMAFGVVFSTSLSCVLAKTITVVLAFMATQPGSGIRKWVGKRLAYSIVLSGSFIEIVICMVWLISSPPFPDTDMSSVNGEIIVLCNEGSAAMFYCVLGYTGFLAIISFTVAFFARKLPDSFNEAKFITFSMLVFCTVWLSFVPTYLSAKGKYMVAVEIFSILCSGAGLLSSIFFPKCYIIILRPELNNREHLIRRGK, from the exons ATGATCATTGGGGCAATTGCCTCTCAGGTTTTTTACTTTCACGACAGCCCCACTTTCATAGAGCAGCCTACACAAGCATTGATTGATGAACCAGT CTCCATGCCAAAGATGTACCAGCACATtctggccttggcatttgctgtaaaGGAGATCAATAAGAATCCCAAACTCTTGCCAAACATAACTCTAGGCTTCCACATTATCAATGGCTATTACATTGCAAAGATGACCTATAAGGCCACCCTGAACCTGCTTTGCGCACAGCAAAGGTTTGTCCCCAACTTCATCTGTGATTCTCAGAAAGAATTAATAGCTGTCATTGGAGGATATGTGACTGAAGCTTCTGCCATTATGGCCAACATTGTTGCCacctacaagattccacag ATGGTCCCAAATGAAGATTATCAATTCAGAGGAGTACTCCAATTACTTCATCATTTTGGGTGGATGTGGGTTGGGCTCCTGGCTGTGGATGATGACTATGGAGACAGATTTTTGAAGGCCATAATGCCATTGCTTACCCAAAATAGCATCTGTTATGCATTCATAATCAGACTACCAAAACGAAGTTATGTGGATGAGTATTTAGACTTTATGATAGATCAG TTTCATCACTCACTAAAGAACATCTtgttcaacaacagtgctggagacAATGTGAGGTTTGATGAAAATCGAGAATTAGTCACAGGATTTGATCTTACAAATTGGGTGACTTTCTCAAACAACTCTTTTGTTAGAGTGAAGGTTGGAAGACTGGAACCTCAGGCTCCTCCATGTAAACAACTAACCATTAGTGATGATCTAATTGAGTGGCATAGAAGCTTTAACCAG GTGCTGCCCCTTTCGGTGTGCAATGACAATTGCTATCCTGGCTTCAGtcggaaaaagaaggaaggagaaaaattttgttgttatgattgtgctccatgtccagaaggaatgATATCTGGCCAGAAGG aCATGGATGCCTGCATGAAATGTCTAGCAGACAAATATCCTAACAAAGATCAAAACCAATGCATTCCCCGAATTCTAAGCTACCTCTCTTATAAAGAACCTTTAGGAATTTTGCTTACTGTGTTGGCCATTTACTTCTCTGTGATCACAGCTTTAATCCTTGGAGCCTTTTGGCAGCACCAGGACACTCCAATTGCCAAAGCTAACAACCGAACCCTCACCTATATCCTCCTCTGCTCACTTCTACTTTGCTTCCTCTGTGCCTTGCTGTTCATTGGGCAGCCTGCACAgctgacctgccttctccgacaaatggCTTTTGGTGTTGTCTTCTCAACCTCCCTTTCCtgtgtgttggcaaaaaccatcactgtggttctaGCATTCATGGCTACACAACCAGGATCTGGAATAAGAAAATGGGTAGGGAAAAGACTGGCATATTCAATTGTCCTTTCTGGTTCATTTATTGAAATAGTCATTTGCATGGtttggctgatttcttctcctccattcccagatacAGACATGAGCTCTGTAAATGGGGAAATCATAGTGCTATGTAATGAGGGTTCAGCtgccatgttttactgtgtcttggGCTACACAGGCTTTCTGGCAATTatcagcttcactgtggctttctTTGCCAGAAAGTTAcccgacagtttcaatgaagccaaatttatcactttcagcatgctggtcttttgtactgtttggctGTCTTTTGTTCCAACTTATCTTAGCGctaaaggaaaatacatggtggctgtggagatcttctctattTTGTGCTCTGGTGCTGGATTACTGA